Part of the Bacteroidota bacterium genome is shown below.
GAATTTATCAGGAAAGTCATGGTTTGGTGTTCCATTCCGCCGCCCCAATTAAATTGTGCATGCCCGTATTTCTCCGCAATAAACGGATAGGTGCCGAACAGGCTGTCATAAATGTTCATTGCGGTTACCACACCCGGAGTATACGTTTGCCAGGTTGCAAGTTCTTCAGGATAAACATAATTGAGTATTTTTATGGAATCACCGTTATCAACGGCATAATTATAATAATATGCGTAGTTAGTGACGGCAACTCCAATCAGGTAAGCGGCAATTGGATAACGATGTTTCCAATGATATACTTTATCGGTCCCTGAAATATATTCTTCAACAAGCAAACCATTACTCCCGGCACGATATTGTGCCGGAGTGGTAACAATCATATCCATTGAATCAATTTTATCGCTCAGTGAGTTTTTGCACGGCCACCAGTCTTTGGTACCGTAGGGTTCTGATAACGTCCAGATGATTGGAGTTCCATTATGATAGTCTTTAATAAATGAGCCAAAACCTAATCCCGCCGAAGGAACACCGCGATAAAAAACGCTTACGGAATCGAAATGATATTGATTATACGAAGTTCCGAGATTGATGCTGAGGTCATCGCCACTATGAGTAAATGCTGCATGATTACCGTGAAACAGCACTGAGTCCACCGTGAGGAGGTACGATAATTCAAAGTGGATTTGAGAAACATTATTTACCGTGGTAACAAAGCTTGAAGTAACGCATCCCTTTATATACAAGGTATCCGGATCAATATAGAGATTAAACCGAAGGTGCTTCAAGTCATAGTTGTCGCCCATTTTGCTTTCATGGAAATTTTGAATTTTACTGTGCGATTTTGCTTCATCGGCAGCAATAAAATTCTCGCCATAAAAATAATTCTGGGCATGGATTGCTCCGGCGAAAAGGATTGCAATTAGCAGAAGTGTAATTTTTTTTTGCATAGGTTTAGTTATAAATGTGCAAAGTGTTTCCGTCAAATTCTGTTCGGTATTGTTTTAATGGAAGTGTAGCAGGACCGTTCACAACCGAGCCGTCGAGTATCAGATAGCGCGAACCGCAAATCCCATCTGACATGGTAAGCCCTGAAGTATCCACAACAATCATGGCGCCCGAAACATCAGGATCATAGGGGCAGGTGCGTTCGTAAGCCATAAACAGGTCGGTCGATTCGCGGTACACAAGAATGCCCTGATAACCACCGGTAATATTTACCCATCCGCCAACATTATTCAGTTCCATGTACAAGGTGGAATTAATATTCAGATAAAGATTCACATAAACATTCGGAATATCCTTGTACTGGTCTTTTTTACAGGACGATGCGCCAACAAAAAACAATACTAAAAAAAGAAACAACGACTTTTTCATAAAGTAAATAATAGTGCGTATTTGGCAAACGGGCAATTTAAAAATATATTTTCCCGTTAGAGTAAAAACGGGACAACAAAAAAAATAATGTACTTTAGTGCACTCTTTTGAAAAATCAATTCAAAAATACGGTTTTTGATGAAGCTGATACAAAAAATATTACTGTTCGCACTAATCATTCTGCTTCCGTTATCATTTGAAAGTTGCAGCAAGTTTGCCCAGTCAAAAAGACAGGAAGAAAAACGCAGGAAAGATTTAGTGAAGGAAAAAGCAGAGCGTGAACGTGAAGCTGAAAGAGCATATGAGGAAGCGATACAGCGGCATTATGATATGCAGCAAAAATCGACTCAGAAAATGATGAGGCAGACTGCGCGGAAATCATACCGGCAGAGTACCGGAAAGAAAGAGTTTTTTCTGGTGCGATGGTTCACACCCAAGCAAAAAAAGGTCAAGTCCAACAGAAACGAAAAATAACATCCGCAGGGATACGATTTATTAATACACAATGATTCATCCGGGTATTTGGAACCACCGCAGGCAGCAGATAAACACGCGCGCTGCCGGGATGCTTATTGTGGTATTGATTGCGTTGACTTTTGCAATCAGAGTTGATGCTCAAGAAGTAAAAAAAATTCTGTTCGACCGCATCTCATCCGAAAATTTTAAAGTTGAAAAAGGATTATCACAGAACACTGTGAATTGCATTATGCAGGATGCACAGGGTTATATGTGGTTCGGCACCTGGGACGGACTTAATAAGTACGACGGTTATAAATTCGATATTTTCAAACCCGGATACCTCAAAGGTCCGTCAGACATGAGCGACCAAACGGTAAACACTCTGATGCAGGATAAGGAGGGCACCATATGGATAGGCACCAATGGCGGAATCAACCTGCTTGATATGAAAACCCGGAAATTCCGCCGGCTGATGCACAATCAAGCAAGCCCCGGAAGCATCAGCTGCGACACGATTCTTTGCTTACTTGAATCAAAAAATGGAGATGTTTGGGTAGGAACCAATAATGGATTGAACCGTCTGGACCGCGAAACCGGCGTTTTTTATCATTATTTTCTGAATCCCGATAATGCCAATAGTCCCAGCGATAATACCATCCTTTGTCTGTTTGAAGATAAGCAGGGCAGCATCTGGTTCGGAACCAATAAAGGACTCAATCTTTTCAATACGAAAAACCTCATTTTCTCACATTATTACCACAATCCTGAAAATGATAATACCATCAGCAATGATATAGTAAAGGATATACTCATCGACCGTCAGGGTGTGCTATGGGTATGTACTGACGGCGGCCTTGATCATTATGATTTTAACACACGGAAACTTTCGCATTTCCGCAATGACATTTCAAAACCGGGCAGCATAAGCAACAATCATATTACCTCTATTCTGGAAGACGCAGCCGGAACGTTGTGGGTTGGCACCTTTGGCGGCGGGCTAAATATGTATGACCGGAAATTCAACCGATTTGTACAATACATCAATAATACGTATGATTTGCGAACTATAAGCAATGATTACATCAACACCCTTTATGAAGACAAATCCGGAATTATATGGATTGCCACGGCATGGAAAGGAGTCAATAAAATAGACCGGTATTCGAACCGGTTTAACCACTACCAGCACTTTTCTGATGACGCCGAAAGCATCAATAACAATATTGTTTGGTCAATACTTGAAAGCCCCGACGGCACCATCTGGCTCGGTACAGACAATGGCATCAATATTTATAACCGGACAAAAAACAAATTCACATTTATTACTCAACAGCCGGGCAAATCAGGTGGATTGACCAGTAAATTGATTCGCGCTATCTACCGTGATACAAAAGGCTATTACTGGATTGGCACTTTTGACGGAGGATTGAGCCGCTATGATGAAAAGACGCGACAGTTCATGCATTTCCGCCACGACCCGAACAATCCGCATACACTCACTTCCGACCAGATATGGTCAATTATTGAAGATAAAGAAGGTTTTCTTTGGGTAGGTACCGATCAGGGCATCAACCGCATCGACTTGAAGAGCTTCCGTATTGAACATTTTATTCATAATAGTAAAGACCCGGCATCTCTAAGTAACAATTATGTTACCTCAATGACTTTCGACAGCAAGGGACTCCTGTGGATATGCACTAATAACGGGCTGAATTATTACAACTTCAAAACCAAAAAATTCAGCCACTATAAACATATACCCGGTAATAAATATTCATTAAGCACAAGCACTGTTTTTAGTATTTACGAAGACCGCTCAGGCATTTTCTGGATAGCAACAATGGGCGGTGGACTAAACCGCTTCGACACTAAAACCGGTATGTTCCGCTATTATCTTGAAGAAAACGGACTCGCCAATAATATAGTTTATAATATTTTCAAAGACAAGCAGGGTTATCTGTGGATGAGCACAAATTACGGCATTTCCCGTTTTAATCCCGAAACAGAAACCTTCGTAAACTATGATGTGAAAGACGGAGTGCAGAGCTATGAATTCAATCTGGGCGCGGCATACCACGATACTGTGAGCGATGAAATATTTTTTGGCGGCATGAACGGGTTCAATAGTTTCATTCCATCTGCCATCAGAAAGAATGACTACATCCCGCCAATCGTCATTTCATCATTTAAAATATTTGACCAGGTTCAGTCGCGCGAAATTTCAGACGGCGACACCATTTTTCTTTCGTACGATGACAATTTCTTTTCCTTCGAGTTTTCAGCGCTTGATTACTCAAATCCTACGAAAATCAGATATTCATATACTCTTGAAAATTTTGACCAGTACTGGAATTACGGTGATGCATACAAGCGCTTTGCAGGCTATACCCGAGTTCCGCCCGGCACCTATCATTTTAGAGTTAAGGGCACGAACAGCGACGGTTTGTGGAACAAAAAAGGGATATCAGTAACCATCATCATTTCTCCGCCATGGTGGGGAACGTGGTATTTCAGACTTCTGTCATCACTGTTTACGATATTTATTTTGTGGTACATCGTTTATATGAGGTTGCGGCGTATCCGAATCAAACACGAAGGCGATAAAAAAATTCTCGAAATTGAAAAACAAATGTTCAGTTTGGAACAAACAGCATTGAGGCTTCAAATGAATCCCCACTTTATTTTCAATTCGCTGAATTCAATCCAAAGTTTTGTAATAAGCAATGATACCGATAAGGCAATAAATTACCTCGCGAAATTTTCGCAGCTCATGCGCCTGATTTTATCAAACTCGCAGCAGCAAATGGTTCCGGTATCAGACGAGATTAAAGCATTGACCTATTACCTGGATATAGAACGTCTGCGGTTTGATAATAAATTTAATTATTCCATTGAGCTTGATCCTCAGATAGACTCAGACTTTATGGAAATACCGCCAATGATTATTCAGCCCTTTGTAGAAAATGCCATCATACACGGCTTGCTGCACAAGGCATCGGAAGGTAATGTGAGCATTAAACTAAGCGTAGTAAATGAGTTTATCAGAGCCATTATAGAAGACGACGGCATAGGGCGTGAAAAAGCAGCCGAGATACGTGCCGAATCAGACCTGAGACACAAATCGCGCGGTATGCTTATCACCCAAAAAAGACTGGAGATACTGAATAAACAGAACAAAGATCAGGTGAGTATACAGATTACCGACCTCAAAAACGAGCAAGGCAAGGCATGCGGAACGCGTATCGTGATTATGATGTTATACATCGAACCCTAAAATAAAGAATTTTCGTTGTAAATTTTTTCGGATATTTGGCAAACCTTTAAAAGAAACAGCATGCTTAGAGTTATAATAATTGATGATGAAAAGGCCTCACGCGATACACTCGCCGGCCTTCTTAACAGATATTGTAAAAACATTGAAGTGGTGGCTCAGGCCGATGGGTATAAAAGCGGCATTGCCGAAATTCACAAACACACCCCTGATGTCGTTTTTCTTGATATTCAGATGCCCGACGGTTCAGGGTTTAAACTATTGGAAGATGTTGGTGAAATTACATTTGAGGTTATTTTTACTACAGCCTATGACCAATACGCGATAAAAGCCATTAAATACAGCGCTCTCGACTACCTGCTCAAACCCGTTGTTCCGGACGATCTGGTTGCCGCCATCGGAAAAGCAGATCAAAAAAAAAACAGCGGACAGATAAGCCATAATATTGAGGTATTGCTGGAAAACCTCAAGCACTCGTCTGAGCCAAAAAAAATCGTTTTATCTACTGCCGAAAAAATTCATGTTGTAGAAGTAAACGACATCCTGCGATGTGAGTCAGATGATTATTATACGCGTTTCTTTTTTACCAGCGGAAAATCATTGCTGATATCCAAAACCCTGAAAGAACATGAAATGCTGCTGGGCGATAAATTTTTTATCCGACCGCATAAATCGCACCTTGTGAACATCAAATATATAAAAGGTTTTCTTAAAGCCGATGGAGGCTATATTCAAATGAGCGACGGTACCAAAGTGCCCGTATCAAGACGAAAAAGAGAAATGGTGGTAAATATTATCAGCAATCTTTAATTCGGAAAAATATTTTATAAATTTTCATCCGAATTCCGATTATAATACGACCACTTTCTTGAAATCTCATGCCGATAACTTGATTTTTCAGACCGTTAACTGATTGAGGCAGCAAAGTCATTGCAACAAGTAATAATTTCAAGAAAAAAAATAACTGAAGTCCCTAATTTTTTTATTTGGATTTTCGCAATTATTTATACCTTTACCCCCATTTTAATACACTATTATATACGCGTAAATAGTCCATAAATAATTAAAAATAAACGTGTTGATATGCTTCGAAGGCTACTCTTTTTAACGACAGTTTTACTGACAGCAAACCTGATGGCGTTTGCACAGTCAGGTACCCTGAAGGGAAAAATCACAGACAAAGTCACCAAGGAACCCATTCCTTTTGCCAATATTATCATTGAGCAAGGTGGCAAGCAGTCGGGTGGTACAACAACCGATTTTGATGGCAATTTCACCATCAAGCCTATTCCCCCTGGCAAATATGACATCAAGGCAACGTTTGTCGGATACAAACCCATCATGATTACAAACCTCGTTATTGTTGCCAACCAGATTACCTTCCAGGATATCATCATGGAGTCTACGGCAATCAATATCGAAACCTTTGAGGTTGTTGATTATAAAGTTCCGCTGATTGACAAGGATCAGACTTCCACCGGGGGCACCATGACCTCCGAGGAAATATCAAAAATGCCGGGACGTTCGGCCGAAAGTGTTGCAGCTACCGTTGGTGGCGTATTCTCGTCTGACGGCGAAATGGGCAGCATCAGGGGTGCAAGAACCAGCGGCACTGTTACTTATATCGACGGTGTTAAAGTTTATGGATCATCAAGTGTACCTAAAGCTGCCATCGAGCAAGTTACCGTTATTACCGGCGGTACACCCGCACAATACGGCGATGCTACCGGTGGTGTTCTTTCTATCTCAACCAAAGGTGCAAGCCGCGAATTCGGACTCGGTTTCGAAGGAGCCACCTCGCAATTTCTTGATAAATTTGGTTACAACCTTCTCAGCTTTAATATGCAGGGACCCCTTATCAAGGGCAAAGAATCTGCTTCGGGTACTGCACTGTTAGGCTATTTTATTGCGGCCGACTATACCTACGAAAAAGACCAGCGTCCCAGCCAGATTGGTAACTGGAAAGCTAAAGATGATGTTATTGCCGAAATTGAAAAAACCCCGCTTCGCCCCACCGGACTTAGCTCAGGCGGAACCTATCAGAGTTCTTCGTTTCTGAAGAAAAACGATATGGAAAAGATTGATGCCAAAGTGAATGCTGCCGGCAACGCACTTTCTGTAAGCGGTAAAATTGACGTTCGTACCTCATTAACTACCAACCTTACCTTTGGTGGTACCTATAATAAAGACTGGGGTAATAACTACAGCTATTATAACTCGCTGCTTAACTGGAATAAATTCTCAGCAAGCAACAATACATCGTGGCGCGTATATGGTCGCTTTACCCAACGGTTTCCGGTAGCTTCCGAAAGCAAATCGCTTATTAAAAACGTATACTACTCATTGCAGGCTGATTATTCAAAAAGCACCTATGTTACACAAGATGCCGAATTTAAAGATGAGTTGTTCAAATACGGTTATGTAGGTAAATTTACAACACATAAAGTACGCTCCTATGGTTGGGGAACAGATGATGTAACCGGAATGACCGGATATCTTCATAATAGTTTCAGAGACACCCTTTATGAATTCGAGCGTTCGGAAATAAACCCTATTCTTTCCAATTACACCGAGAATTACTATAAACTTTTTGCCAATCAGCCTACTAACCATTACAGAAATTCAGATGAAGTTCAGCTTGGTGGAGGACTTCTGAACGGCGACACCCCCAATGAAGTTTATGGACTGTGGGCTGATGTTGGAACACCATACAATGGATATTCCCACTCATCCTTTACCCAGGTCGGATTCAATGCAAATGGTTCTGCCGATATTGGCAATCATGCGATACAGTTCGGGATTTTATATGAGCAGAGAACAGACAGTTATTATTCATACGCTCCTGTTGGTTTATGGACGCTGATGCGTCAGCTTACCAACAAACATATTGAACAGCTTGATAAATCAAATCCCCACCCTGTATATGATGCATACGGCGTCTATCAGGATACCATTAATTATGATAGAATATACTCTGCAGATGAGCAGTCGTTTTTTGATTATAACCTGAGGAAAAAACTTGACCTTGCTGTTGACGGTACCGACTGGATTGATGTAAACAGTTATGACCCCAGCATGTTCTCAATTGATATGTTCAGCGCCGACGAGTTATTGAATAACGGTAAAAATTATGTAGGATATCAGGGCTATGACTACACGGGCAAAAAGTTGAGCAGCAAGCCGAGCTTTGATGACTTCTTTACAGCAAAAAATGAAAACGGGAAATATACCCGTCCCATCGCCGCGAATGAACCCATTTATATGGCCGGTTATATTCAAGATAAATTCGCTTTCAATGACCTTATTTTTAGTATTGGTTTACGTGTTGACCGTTATGATGCCAATCAAAAAGTATTGAAAGACCCTTATTTAATGTATGAAGCCAAAACAGTTGGCGAGGTGACGGAGTACAAGCATCCCAGCAATATGGGCTCAAACTATGTTGTTTATGTTGATAACATTGAAAATCACACTACGGTAACCGGTTACCGTAACGGAAGCACCTGGTACAATGCCCAAGGTGCTGAAATTTCTGACCCTGCAACTTTGGAAAGAGGCAACGGTATTGCCCCTTATCTGGTAGACCCGAATCAGAGTGATGTTAATTCATCGGCATTCAAGGATTACGAACCGCAAATCAATGTATTGCCACGTATTTCGTTCTCCTTCCCGATTTCCGATGAAGCACTGTTCTTTGCTCACTATGACGTGCTTTCAAAAAGGCCTACAGACGGAAATGTTATGAACCCGACCGATTACTTCTTTATTAAAACTAACGGGAACAACGTTATCAACAACCCTGATTTGAAATCTGAAAAGACCATTGACTATGAATTGGGCTTCCAACAGAAAATAGGGAATGCATCATCCATAAAAATTTCCGGTTATTATCGTGAACTGCGCAATCTGGTTCAGAATTACCGATTCTCAGGCGCTTATCCTGTAAACTATATTTCCTATAATAACATTGACTTCGGAACTGTAAAAGGTCTCACTTTGTCTTACGACCTTCGCAGAACTTCGAATGTTTGGTTGCGCGCAACCTATACCCTTCAGTTTGCCGATGGTACCGGATCAGATGCTAATTCAAGCCTGAGCTTTATCACCACAGGTCAGCCAAACCTCAGAACAATTACCCCGCTTAACTATGACCGTCGTCATGCATTCACGCTCGTATTTGATTACCGCTATAGCTCAGGCAAAGAGTATAACGGTCCCAAAATCACGAAAAGAATCAAGGGCACGGATAAAGTAAAAACTATTCTTCTGCTTGAGAATACCGGTGTCAACTTTACACTCGGTGGCGGTTCGGGAACTCCCTACAGCCGTTCAAGTGAAGTTATACCCAGCTTGTTCAGCAGCACCGGTTATCAGTTAGACGGTATGCTCAATGGTTCCCGCCTGCCATTCTCATTCAGACTCGACGGCCGTATTGACCGTGACATTGAAATTATGCTTGGCAAGAAGGATTCCAAGAAAACTAGAGCGCTATATATGAATGTGTACCTTGAAGTGCTGAATATCCTGAACAGCAAAAATATTATCAGTGTATACAGAGCAACCGGAAATGCCAACGATGATGGCTATCTGGCAGCAGCAAGGTTCCAGAATGATATTAATGCACAAACCGACGTACAGGCATTTAAAGACCAATACAGTATCAAGGTAAATAATCCGAGCAATTACAGTTTGCCACGCAGGTTTCGTTTAGGAGTATCCATATCGTTCTAACATAACTCAGTTTCGTATTTATAAATATACTAATCAAGTCACTGAAATGAAAAATATTCGCCTGTTCTTATTCGCTGCAATTCTATTCAGCTTATGCGATCCCGGTTTTGCCCGTAATTTTCCGACAAAGAAATCGGGTCCTCAGCAAAAAAATGAAGCGGAAGTGAAAGCCGAAGGCTGTCTGCCTGCTGCTTCTTTCACCGAAATATCCATCAACAACGTTAGGGCACGTATCAATACCGGTGGTGATATGTGGTGGGATTTACAGGGTACAGCCCAATATTTCATTCCAAAAAACACGAGTAAAACATCGATGTTTTCAGCAGCCTTATGGGTTGGCGGTCTGGACGTAAACGGGCAACTCAAGCTTGCTGCACAGCGATACAGAAGCAATGGAAATGATTATTTCACAGGCCCATTGAACAATGACGGTACGGCTTCGATTACTGCCGAAACCTGCGATAAATACGACAGGCATTTTGTAATAAACAGATCCGATGTCGAATCATTTATTGCTGCGTATAACGAAACGGGTGGCACCCTTTCAGGGTATGAAGTCCCCAACAGCATTAAAAATTATCCGGGAAACGGCGATCCGGGAACTTTCCAGAGCCATTTTCTTGCTCCTTACGTGGATGTTGACGGTAATGGTTATTACAATTATCAGGGCGGCGATTATCCTTATTATGACTTTGATAACAGCCTTTGTCCGAAAACATTACCTGCCGGAACCATACCTGAAGTGACCCCTGAAGGCAATGGACGACTGGTTGATCAGGTATTAAAAGGTGACCAGACCATTTGGTGGGTATTTAATGACAAGGGCAATATCCATTCTGAGACGAAAGGCGCTGCTATAGGCCTTGAAATCAGAGCACAGGCTTTTGGTTTTGCCACAAACGACGAAATCAATAACATGACCTTCTATTCATATGAAATTATTAACCGTTCAACTTATCGGCTTACTCAAACCTATTTCAGCCAATGGGTTGACACCGATTTAGGCTATGCATCCGATGACTTTGTCGGTTGCGATGTTAAGCGCGGATTAGGTTATTGCTATAATGGAACAGACGTTGACGGTACCGGAAAACCAGGAGATTATGGCGCACAGCCTCCCGCCGTGGGCGTTGACTTTTTTCAGGGTCCTTACATGGATCCCGACAGTATTGATAACCCCCGCTATGACAATAATAATAAATTGATTTGCGGCTTAGGAATCAATGGTGTGAATTTTGGTGACGGTATTGTTGATAATGAGCGTTTGGGTATGGTACGTTTTGTATATCATAACCGTGAAGATGCACCATTTTGGCCTGTAACCGACCCTCAGATTGCTCCCGAATATTACAATATGCTCAGAGGTATCTGGAAAGACGGGACCAAAATGAGATACGGCGGAAACGCACATTTTCAAAATGGCGGTACGGGTCCTGAGTGTCTGTTCATGTTCCCCGACGATTCTGACCCCTGGGGCTTGGGAACCGGTTGTACCGGAATTGCCCAGCCTACATGGAATGAGCGTACTGCCGGTAATACTCCTTTCGACAGAAGGTTTATGCAGTCAGCCGGTCCGTTTACACTGGAAGCCGGTGCCGTGAATTATATTACGGTAGGTATTCCCTGGGCACGTGCTTCGGCAGGTGGTCCGTGGGCATCCGTAAGATTGCTGCAGCAAGTGGATGATAAATGCCAGACCCTGTTCGATAACTGTTTTAAAATTCTTGATGGCCCCGACGCTCCCGATATGGCAGTTCAGGAACTGGATCGTGAAATTATACTTTATCTTACCAACAGGAAAACAATCTCAAATAACTTCACTGTTACTCCTGAAGATTATGCAGAGATAGATCCCAACATCGTTTTTGCCGACACCATCCCTGCTTCTCAAAGAGGCGATTCATTATATCGTTTTGAAGGCTACAAGATTTATCAGGTAAAAGACGCCTCAGTATCTATTGCAGATATTGAAGATGCCGACCTTTCGCGCCTCGTTGCACAATGTGACGTAAAAAATAATGTTTCCAAACTGGTGAATTTCTATTACAATGACGTAGTGGGTGCAAGTGTTCCCAAGGTGGAAGTAGATGGTGCAAATAAAGGTATCGTACATTCATTCAGAATATTCGAAGATCAGTTTGCTACAGGCGAC
Proteins encoded:
- a CDS encoding T9SS C-terminal target domain-containing protein encodes the protein MKNIRLFLFAAILFSLCDPGFARNFPTKKSGPQQKNEAEVKAEGCLPAASFTEISINNVRARINTGGDMWWDLQGTAQYFIPKNTSKTSMFSAALWVGGLDVNGQLKLAAQRYRSNGNDYFTGPLNNDGTASITAETCDKYDRHFVINRSDVESFIAAYNETGGTLSGYEVPNSIKNYPGNGDPGTFQSHFLAPYVDVDGNGYYNYQGGDYPYYDFDNSLCPKTLPAGTIPEVTPEGNGRLVDQVLKGDQTIWWVFNDKGNIHSETKGAAIGLEIRAQAFGFATNDEINNMTFYSYEIINRSTYRLTQTYFSQWVDTDLGYASDDFVGCDVKRGLGYCYNGTDVDGTGKPGDYGAQPPAVGVDFFQGPYMDPDSIDNPRYDNNNKLICGLGINGVNFGDGIVDNERLGMVRFVYHNREDAPFWPVTDPQIAPEYYNMLRGIWKDGTKMRYGGNAHFQNGGTGPECLFMFPDDSDPWGLGTGCTGIAQPTWNERTAGNTPFDRRFMQSAGPFTLEAGAVNYITVGIPWARASAGGPWASVRLLQQVDDKCQTLFDNCFKILDGPDAPDMAVQELDREIILYLTNRKTISNNFTVTPEDYAEIDPNIVFADTIPASQRGDSLYRFEGYKIYQVKDASVSIADIEDADLSRLVAQCDVKNNVSKLVNFYYNDVVGASVPKVEVDGANKGIVHSFRIFEDQFATGDKRLVNHKQYYYIAIAYAYNEFKKYDPNDIMSLDGQKQPYKAGRKAATGGIKVLTAIPHISSPEAGGTIINAEYGAMPKISRIEGQGNGGLIVDLTQESVDQIMSGSPYTGGTIEYDYNAGPLNIKVIDPLNIDKAAYTIKFLPPPSGNVDSSKWVLTNTTTGASYNSETSIKVANEQLLLDIGLAVTISQTKFPGDLTGENNGFLESTIAYADSSKQWLWGIPDNDSYAALNWIHSGTVLDKTDDKNSDYYKMVGNPADAVFIDPNEDYENVIGGTWAPYRLSSKYENGPAYDNPIAFPVALDRLNVLASIDVIITKDQSKWTRCPVVEECEDVNSALSEGHVKKFDLRAGQTDGEVGMGWFPGYAINIETGERLNMMFGEDSWLANENGRDMLWNPTGNIFTPLGQLVMGGKHWIYIFGHTGDGPKDCPAYDKGVWAKTNLLGDFTKKREVYRNLMWVGSGLVNPNYAFNDPANIPSDVKIRIRVTRPYAQYYATSITGPTTPENNNYPMYGFSTENMATQTGNIGAAEGALDLINVVPNPYFAYSNYEINQLDNRIKVTNLPDKCTVTIYTVGGTLIRQFKKDDPKTSLDWDLKNAAGIPIAGGLYLIHVKVDGVGEKVVKWFGSLRPIDLNSF